A genomic segment from Acyrthosiphon pisum isolate AL4f chromosome A3, pea_aphid_22Mar2018_4r6ur, whole genome shotgun sequence encodes:
- the LOC100160670 gene encoding uncharacterized protein LOC100160670, with the protein METDKISILEKCVAALELKVYGINKEAQASLPSSSLLEEVKQVDNNIGNACIGHPYATTLLSHVKLLDKLMDPFYEDYQPELSKREVILSAEAEIIGYAQQLQQLNEKWPALNDKYYSEIDKHTEEIEILVENERKQRELIKEQTEHIHTLLFRYEQLMLKFSVAFDTLEKEITVLEYKTSKKPEEDYDNDK; encoded by the exons atgGAAACTgacaaaatttcaattttggaAAAATGTGTTGCTGCTTTAGAACTGAAAGTATACGGTATAAACAAAGAAGCGCAAGCTTCTCTGCCAAGTAGTAGCCTTCTTGAAGAAGTCAAACAAGTTGACAATAACATTGGTAATGCATGTATTGGTCATCCATATGCTACTACTTTACTTAGTCATGTAAAGCTTTTGGACAAGTTGATGGATCCTTTCTATGAAGACTATCAACCAGAATTATCTAAACGAGAAGTGATACTTTCTGCTGAAGCTGAAATAATTGGATATGCTCAACAACTCCAACAGCTTAATGAAAAATGGCCGGCTCTAAATGATAAGTATTACAGTGAAATAGACAAACATACTGAAGAAATTGAAATATTAGTCGAGAACGAACGCAAACAACGAGAATTAATCAAAGAACAAACTGAACACATACATACATTACTATTCag GTACGAACAGCTTATGTTAAAATTTTCAGTGGCGTTTGATACATTAGAAAAAGAAATTACTGTATTAGAGtacaaaacttcaaaaaaaccTGAAGAagattatgataatgataaataa